AGCGCAGGCTGGGCTGGCGGGCGACGCGGCGGGCCCAGGCGCCGGCCAGCTGTTCGCGCGATGAATAGGCGCCAAGCTGGACGACGGCGCGGCTGTTACCGGCAGTCGGACGGACTGCGACCGCGCTACGCGCCTTGGCCTTTGCAAAGATTTCCCGCGAAAGGGCCGGACGCGCGACTGGCGCACTTTCCACTGGCGCACTGGCCTCGATCACCGGCGCGCTGACGGGTTCCTGCACGGGCGGCGGCTCGACCGTTTCAGCCTGAGCGACCTCGACCGGTGCGGGCGGCGGCAGGTCGACGGTAACCGCGGAGGCGACCTCGACCGGCGGCGCTACGACCGGCGCAGGCGCCGGGACCGGAGCCGCTTCAGCCTGACGAGTGTCGTTGCCCGAAGCATTGAGCGCCAGACGCGTCGGCTGGCCAGGATCACTTGCGACCGGCTGAATTCCAATGAAGGCGGCAACCTGGTCCGAAGGCCGAGCCGGCTTGGCGAGCGCCATCCATTGCTCGAGCCGGGCATCCAACTGGTCTGCGGGAACATCCTGCGCCGCGACAACGCGGGCTTGGGTCCAGTCACCCGCGAGCGCATGGGCGAGTGCCAGATTCTGACGAAGCCGCGCGTCGGCGCCCGGCTGCCGCGCGGAAGCGTCGAGAAGCTGGACGGCAGACGCCGCATCACCCGACAGGGCAAGTGCCAGGCCAAGGTCGGCCGGATCGAGCATCGTTTGGGCGGAGGCGAGCAGCGATGCCGCATCCGGACCCTTGCCAAGGGCGATCTGGACGAGTGCCAACTTCAGTACCTGTTGCGGCTGGTTGTTCACGAGCGTCAGCGATTCGCGGAACGCGGTCTCGGCCGACGAGAATCGACCTGCGGCGAGATAGACGTT
Above is a genomic segment from Sphingomonas sp. LY29 containing:
- a CDS encoding tetratricopeptide repeat protein → MLRNNRLGAKLAAASMVALVAACASPGGSGVRSASIFGGKVDKSNIGLATRAQLALADNKVDEALSLAERAVANSPNDAGFRALLGNVYLAAGRFSSAETAFRESLTLVNNQPQQVLKLALVQIALGKGPDAASLLASAQTMLDPADLGLALALSGDAASAVQLLDASARQPGADARLRQNLALAHALAGDWTQARVVAAQDVPADQLDARLEQWMALAKPARPSDQVAAFIGIQPVASDPGQPTRLALNASGNDTRQAEAAPVPAPAPVVAPPVEVASAVTVDLPPPAPVEVAQAETVEPPPVQEPVSAPVIEASAPVESAPVARPALSREIFAKAKARSAVAVRPTAGNSRAVVQLGAYSSREQLAGAWARRVARQPSLRSYEPVTARFTTAKGTFYRLSVKGFASQRDAIALCGSLKRAGGNCFVRATFNDAPVRFAQR